From Phycodurus eques isolate BA_2022a chromosome 1, UOR_Pequ_1.1, whole genome shotgun sequence, one genomic window encodes:
- the LOC133395153 gene encoding uncharacterized protein LOC133395153: MATAAACQPRRALVEIPAPQPKIEAGMRRSYLDILRSRSPPSPTPRDKNTSTSNTGPAQSLDFAIDGEWSGNVAQCKKMDESQAPMSERQLVQFIRSLILVEQRQETRFLTSGLKYLQDDLQLKKANVYRSIPYSRFGSNRDAHCYRKAYPHLVAFKVTCQEWGQVLLQNKEWDAVLEHTLLAWRYTSELPQWDMASHNTLRDRCYSIMATHSLTALQHHCPGLRRGHELLRRMKMAQLHSQSIVPCIRELQRIMGCDDNSMDLQ, translated from the exons ATGGCGACGGCGGCTGCTTGTCAACCACGACGTGCCTTGGTGGAAATACCTGCTCCACAGCCCAAAATTGAGG CTGGAATGAGGAGGTCCTACCTGGATATCTTACGCTCCCGTTCGCCTCCGTCTCCAACCCCGAGGGACAAAAACACTTCCACGTCCAACACCGGCCCGGCTCAGTCAC TGGATTTTGCCATTGATGGCGAATGGAGTGGGAACGTCGCCCAGTGTAAGAAGATGGATGAAAGCCAAGCACCCATGTCTGAGCGGCAGCTCGTCCAATTTATCAGATCCCTCATCTTGGTCGAGCAG CGCCAAGAAACCAGGTTTCTGACCTCAGGTCTGAAGTATCTTCAAGATGATTTACAACTCAAGAAGGCGAATGTTTATAGGTCCATTCCGTACTCCCGCTTTGGCTCCAACAGGGATGCTCACTGCTACAGAAAGGCATACCCCCACCTTGTGGCGTTCAAA GTTACATGTCAGGAGTGGGGCCAAGTTCTTCTACAGAACAAAGAGTGGGATGCTGTGTTAGAACACACCCTCTTGGCGTGGCGTTATACCAGCGAACTGCCACAGTGGGACATGGCAAGCCACAACACTCTGCGAGACCGGTGTTACAGCATCATGGCAACGCACAGCCTCACTGCGCTCCAGCACCACTGTCCAGGACTAAGAAGAGGCCATGAGCTGCTAAGGAG AATGAAGATGGCTCAGCTGCACAGCCAGTCAATTGTACCTTGTATTCGTGAGCTGCAGAGGATTATGGGATGCGATGACAACTCCATGGACTTACAATGA